In a genomic window of uncultured Sphaerochaeta sp.:
- a CDS encoding RnfABCDGE type electron transport complex subunit B, which translates to MNILFAILVVAVLGGLFGFGLSYAEKKLAIKKDPKVLALEPIMPGANCGVCGYAGCNAYAAAVALGEAEIGLCSPGGPSLVAKMAEIMGAKIDAAGDTRRKVAHVMCRGNTEFTVKDYNYEGLEDCNAAALLFTGDNNCKSACLHLGSCIKVCPVGAISKDKDGYIIVDEKKCISCEKCVQICPTNAMHMIYEDSEYVIECNSHEPGGKVRKQCSVGCIGCKICETKFPESGCKVDRFLSTFDQMLPHSQIPEAAEACPTKCIIKR; encoded by the coding sequence GTGAATATTCTTTTTGCAATACTGGTAGTGGCCGTGCTTGGCGGCTTGTTTGGATTCGGCCTCTCCTATGCGGAAAAGAAGCTGGCGATCAAAAAAGATCCCAAGGTTCTTGCCCTTGAGCCGATTATGCCCGGAGCCAACTGTGGTGTATGTGGCTATGCCGGTTGTAATGCCTATGCGGCCGCTGTTGCCTTGGGCGAAGCGGAAATCGGCCTGTGCAGTCCCGGAGGTCCCTCGTTGGTGGCCAAGATGGCTGAGATCATGGGCGCAAAGATTGATGCTGCCGGGGATACCCGCAGAAAAGTTGCCCATGTCATGTGCCGGGGTAATACGGAGTTCACCGTGAAGGATTACAACTATGAGGGGCTTGAGGACTGCAATGCGGCAGCATTGCTCTTCACCGGTGACAACAACTGCAAGAGCGCTTGTCTGCATCTGGGTTCGTGCATCAAAGTTTGTCCTGTTGGGGCTATCTCCAAGGACAAGGATGGGTATATCATAGTCGATGAGAAGAAATGCATCAGCTGTGAGAAATGTGTGCAGATTTGTCCCACCAATGCCATGCATATGATCTATGAAGATAGTGAATATGTCATTGAGTGCAATAGTCATGAACCGGGAGGCAAGGTGCGCAAGCAGTGCAGTGTCGGTTGCATTGGCTGCAAGATTTGTGAAACCAAGTTCCCCGAGAGTGGATGCAAGGTTGACAGATTCCTTTCGACGTTTGATCAGATGCTTCCCCACAGCCAGATACCTGAGGCTGCTGAGGCTTGTCCGACCAAATGTATCATCAAGCGGTAA
- the rsxA gene encoding electron transport complex subunit RsxA, translated as MSYIAILLTFIFINNFILVQFLGLCPFIGVSKNSENAIGMGASVTFVTTVASVVTWAIYYFLLVPFNLQYLQTLTFILVIASLVQLLEMVIQKISPALYKALGIYLPLITTNCAVLGIAIINITNSYNVMEAFTAGLAAGLGFTLAIVLMSNIRERLDLQPVRGPYRGMPIAFISAGLMALAFMAFDKSLITNLHLV; from the coding sequence ATGAGTTATATCGCAATTCTGCTGACATTCATATTTATCAACAACTTCATTCTGGTTCAGTTCCTGGGGCTCTGTCCGTTTATCGGAGTATCCAAGAACAGCGAGAATGCCATCGGGATGGGTGCTTCGGTTACCTTTGTTACCACGGTTGCCTCGGTGGTCACCTGGGCCATCTACTATTTCCTGTTGGTCCCCTTCAATTTGCAGTATCTGCAGACGCTTACCTTCATTCTGGTCATCGCCAGTCTGGTACAGCTTCTGGAGATGGTGATCCAGAAGATCAGCCCGGCGCTTTACAAGGCTTTGGGAATCTACCTTCCGTTGATCACCACCAACTGCGCGGTACTCGGTATCGCAATCATCAACATCACCAACTCCTACAATGTGATGGAGGCTTTCACGGCCGGACTCGCAGCAGGACTTGGCTTTACGTTGGCAATTGTGTTGATGAGCAACATCCGAGAGCGTCTTGACCTGCAGCCGGTACGGGGTCCGTACCGTGGCATGCCGATTGCCTTCATCAGTGCAGGGTTGATGGCATTGGCATTCATGGCCTTTGACAAGTCGCTCATCACCAACCTGCATCTGGTATAA
- a CDS encoding electron transport complex subunit E, producing MKANMKELTKGIFKENPVFVIVLGLCPVLGVSSQVSNAIGMSAGVMFVLLFSNIIISALRKVIPGSIHIPAYIVVIASLVTITEMVMHAFVPSVYSALGVYLPLIVVNCIILGRAEAFASKNTVLDSILDAIGMSIGFALGITLIALIRELFGSGTITLFPMGNFSGVINIPWFYDNPIRVLALAPGALLIMGYLKAFFDWNTSRKKDK from the coding sequence ATGAAAGCCAATATGAAAGAACTTACCAAAGGAATCTTCAAGGAAAATCCGGTATTTGTCATTGTTTTGGGCTTGTGTCCCGTCCTCGGTGTCTCAAGCCAAGTCTCGAATGCCATCGGTATGTCAGCAGGAGTCATGTTCGTGTTGCTCTTCAGCAACATCATCATCTCTGCCTTGCGTAAGGTCATCCCTGGCAGCATTCATATTCCTGCCTACATTGTTGTCATCGCCAGCTTGGTTACGATCACCGAGATGGTCATGCATGCCTTTGTTCCCTCGGTCTACAGTGCCTTGGGCGTATATCTTCCCCTGATCGTGGTCAACTGCATCATTTTGGGAAGGGCAGAGGCTTTTGCAAGCAAGAATACGGTGTTGGACAGCATTCTGGATGCAATCGGCATGTCCATCGGTTTTGCCTTGGGCATCACCCTGATTGCGCTCATCCGTGAGCTGTTCGGTTCAGGAACTATCACGTTGTTCCCGATGGGGAATTTCAGTGGTGTCATCAATATCCCTTGGTTCTACGACAATCCGATCAGGGTTCTTGCCCTTGCACCGGGTGCCTTGTTGATCATGGGTTATCTGAAGGCGTTCTTCGACTGGAACACTTCACGCAAGAAGGACAAGTAA
- a CDS encoding FMN-binding protein → MTKNIKYGLILLSICAVCAFALAMTNSITAPVIRMQDEMNQKKALEAVSNGWTIGTRTEVDGQAHVSYTIDLLDKDSVAGYIVGLTSSGYGGQMTLVASYANDGDMLFAQLLTHSETPGLGKKAEQEGYMDKFKGNGADTPIPTSKTMLSDADAQAVSGSSVTFTAVAKAIAAGSEYVKSLGGAR, encoded by the coding sequence ATGACCAAGAACATCAAATACGGACTGATTTTGCTCTCCATCTGTGCAGTCTGCGCTTTTGCACTTGCCATGACCAATTCGATTACGGCTCCGGTCATCAGGATGCAGGACGAGATGAACCAGAAGAAGGCTCTCGAGGCCGTCAGCAACGGTTGGACGATCGGTACCCGCACTGAGGTCGACGGCCAGGCTCATGTAAGCTATACGATCGACTTGCTGGACAAAGACAGCGTTGCCGGCTACATCGTAGGTCTGACCAGTTCCGGCTATGGCGGGCAGATGACCCTGGTTGCCTCGTATGCCAATGACGGGGATATGTTGTTCGCACAACTGTTGACCCATAGCGAGACCCCGGGTCTCGGCAAGAAGGCTGAACAGGAAGGATACATGGATAAGTTCAAGGGGAATGGCGCCGATACGCCGATTCCCACCTCGAAGACCATGCTTTCCGATGCTGACGCCCAGGCGGTCAGCGGCTCTTCGGTTACCTTCACTGCGGTTGCAAAGGCAATTGCAGCAGGGAGTGAGTATGTGAAAAGCCTTGGGGGTGCACGATGA
- a CDS encoding RnfABCDGE type electron transport complex subunit D yields MNKPALTVSSSPHLHAKADTASIMWSVSLALAPASLWGVYVFGLRSLLVLGVSILSAMLVEYLLGRMGKESTLWDGSAFLTGLLVGMNMSPSVPLFIPFIASAFAIFVAKWTFGGLGANWANPALAGRVFVFFSFTTPMSTYATPRTLASIMPDGLSGATPLGFAKTAIAGGTLGMDSNGLLSSAGYPATGFAQSISQATGFSAYSIDSFLGNVAGCIGEVSALALLIGGLYLLVRKIITWHIPATYLLSVAVLSWVFGGLPSGRGAFTGSFFPSMFSGGLMLGALFMATDYVTSPISHKGQIIYGIGCGFFTFLFRYFGSMPEAVSVSILLMNVLTPTIDRYIVPRKFGDTRELRKKQKEAKV; encoded by the coding sequence ATGAATAAACCTGCCTTGACGGTTTCCTCCTCGCCACACTTGCATGCGAAGGCGGACACCGCATCCATTATGTGGAGTGTATCCCTTGCACTCGCTCCTGCCTCCTTGTGGGGCGTCTATGTATTCGGCCTGCGCTCACTCTTGGTTTTGGGAGTCTCGATTCTCAGCGCCATGCTTGTAGAGTATTTGCTCGGAAGAATGGGGAAGGAGTCCACCCTTTGGGATGGTTCTGCGTTCCTGACCGGCCTGTTGGTCGGTATGAACATGAGCCCTTCGGTTCCTTTGTTCATCCCGTTCATCGCCAGTGCATTTGCCATTTTTGTTGCCAAGTGGACCTTTGGTGGGCTTGGGGCAAACTGGGCAAACCCAGCCCTGGCCGGCCGTGTGTTCGTGTTCTTCTCGTTCACCACGCCGATGAGCACCTATGCAACTCCACGAACCCTTGCTTCGATCATGCCTGATGGTCTCAGTGGCGCAACTCCTCTCGGGTTTGCAAAGACTGCAATCGCTGGGGGAACCTTGGGAATGGACAGCAATGGCTTGCTCTCTTCTGCTGGGTATCCTGCCACAGGTTTTGCACAGTCCATCAGCCAGGCAACCGGTTTCTCAGCCTATAGCATCGACTCCTTCCTCGGCAATGTGGCCGGGTGCATCGGAGAGGTGAGTGCACTCGCTCTCTTGATCGGCGGTCTGTATCTGTTGGTCCGCAAGATCATCACATGGCATATCCCTGCAACCTACCTGTTGAGCGTAGCGGTGCTGTCTTGGGTGTTCGGTGGTCTTCCCTCCGGTCGTGGGGCATTCACCGGTAGTTTCTTTCCCTCGATGTTCAGCGGCGGACTCATGCTTGGTGCCTTGTTCATGGCAACCGACTATGTGACCAGTCCCATCAGCCACAAGGGCCAGATCATCTATGGTATCGGTTGTGGATTCTTCACGTTCCTTTTCCGCTACTTCGGCAGTATGCCTGAGGCTGTTTCCGTCTCCATTTTGCTGATGAACGTCCTTACCCCGACGATTGACCGTTATATCGTACCGCGGAAATTCGGCGATACCAGAGAACTTCGCAAGAAGCAGAAGGAGGCAAAGGTATGA
- the rsxC gene encoding electron transport complex subunit RsxC, producing MQKVPTFRKGGVHPDDNKVFSRSQSIERLPMPGELLVALSQHLGAPAKAIKAKGDTVVRGEKIGEAAGFISADVHSPVSGTIKEIRKVTLANSVVCDAFVIIPDEIQPELSGNTEDWKTTSSSDLLAKIKDLGIVGMGGATFPAHVKFSIPKDKKVEAFVVNGVECEPYLTADYRVMLEKGEQAIEGAMIAAKIIGAERIIIGVELNKPDAIEHLRTLITQKGYPIEVMGLKIKYPQGDEKQLLKATINREIPSGKLPLDVGAVVANIGTCNAIYEAIVLGKSLYERVISVTGECIANPKNVLAPVGTKVSDLLAFCGGFKSEPEKLVSGGPMMGFSFFDVETPITKGSSGLLALAPQKKVRQTACLNCGRCVAACPIGLMPAKLYRYITHGEYEMAMQTSLMDCKECGCCSFVCPAHLPLVHTMKTGKKLGRKKK from the coding sequence ATGCAGAAAGTACCTACGTTCAGGAAGGGTGGAGTGCATCCTGATGACAATAAGGTATTCAGCCGTTCCCAGTCGATTGAGCGATTACCCATGCCCGGGGAGTTGCTCGTCGCTCTGTCACAGCACCTTGGAGCGCCTGCAAAGGCAATCAAAGCCAAGGGAGATACCGTAGTTCGCGGAGAAAAAATTGGGGAGGCCGCCGGTTTCATCAGTGCTGACGTCCACTCCCCGGTCAGTGGTACGATCAAGGAAATCAGGAAAGTAACCCTTGCAAACAGCGTGGTGTGTGATGCGTTTGTCATCATTCCCGATGAGATCCAGCCAGAGCTCAGTGGCAACACTGAGGATTGGAAAACGACTTCCAGCAGTGACCTGCTTGCCAAGATCAAGGATCTGGGCATCGTGGGTATGGGGGGCGCAACGTTCCCTGCACACGTGAAGTTCTCCATTCCCAAAGACAAGAAAGTGGAAGCGTTTGTGGTCAATGGTGTCGAGTGTGAACCCTATCTGACGGCAGACTACCGCGTCATGCTGGAGAAAGGTGAGCAAGCCATTGAAGGCGCGATGATTGCTGCAAAGATCATCGGTGCAGAACGCATCATCATTGGTGTTGAGTTGAACAAGCCCGATGCCATCGAGCATTTGAGAACCCTGATCACCCAGAAGGGATATCCCATTGAGGTCATGGGCCTGAAAATAAAGTATCCCCAAGGTGATGAGAAGCAGCTGCTCAAGGCGACCATCAATCGTGAGATTCCTTCAGGCAAATTGCCCCTGGATGTCGGCGCCGTGGTTGCGAATATCGGCACGTGCAATGCCATCTATGAGGCTATCGTCCTGGGCAAGAGCCTGTACGAGCGGGTGATCAGTGTCACCGGCGAATGCATTGCAAACCCCAAGAATGTGCTTGCTCCGGTAGGAACCAAGGTCAGTGATTTGCTTGCCTTCTGCGGAGGGTTCAAGAGCGAACCGGAGAAATTGGTAAGTGGCGGACCCATGATGGGATTTTCCTTCTTTGATGTTGAGACTCCGATCACCAAGGGTTCGAGCGGCTTGCTCGCCCTTGCACCCCAGAAGAAAGTACGCCAGACGGCATGCCTCAATTGCGGACGCTGCGTTGCGGCTTGTCCGATCGGCCTGATGCCGGCAAAGCTTTACCGTTACATCACCCATGGTGAGTATGAGATGGCGATGCAGACCAGTCTTATGGACTGCAAGGAGTGCGGTTGCTGCTCATTTGTGTGCCCAGCCCATCTGCCGCTTGTCCACACCATGAAAACCGGAAAGAAACTGGGGAGAAAGAAGAAATGA
- a CDS encoding poly(A) polymerase: MLIRYKQDENGKTLPVANIYTQSEHKIQANLLDRDALWAIKKLQSSGSEAYLVGGAVRDMMLGNIPKDFDIATSASPRQIQRLFWNARIIGKRFKLVHLVFKDKVLEVSTFRSGEESEDGNNNVFGSIDQDAKRRDFSINSFYYDPSTGQLLDFNHAMEDFRKKKISSIIDLDESFQEDPVRMVRAVKYSVSTGFSLRWNVKMAIRKYSNELSRVSTSRLTEEVNKILASGHSCKIINELKKYKLLVFMLPAFSIYSTFPQVQKSLKDLDERVQSAKQGKGPEVVLADMIKALVDPLVVFADDQLTIDQRFKETFRQIKVLISPMTPSNYDVELASERLLTERGFKTPRNCVRNQRPTNRIPNRKGGQMMRKGRPETANAEVSSVTKKRRNRRRGPKKTPGTGNQIPIAESANPKSSAEAHDL, from the coding sequence ATGCTGATACGATACAAACAAGATGAAAATGGGAAAACCCTGCCTGTAGCAAATATCTACACCCAATCTGAACATAAGATACAAGCCAACCTCCTTGACCGTGATGCCCTTTGGGCAATCAAGAAGCTGCAGAGCTCAGGCTCGGAAGCGTATCTGGTAGGTGGCGCGGTACGGGATATGATGCTGGGAAACATCCCCAAGGATTTTGATATCGCCACCAGCGCATCCCCCAGACAGATCCAGCGTCTTTTCTGGAATGCCCGGATCATCGGCAAACGATTCAAGTTGGTTCATCTGGTCTTCAAGGACAAAGTGCTGGAAGTATCCACGTTCCGCAGCGGCGAAGAGTCTGAGGACGGCAACAACAACGTGTTCGGCAGCATTGACCAGGATGCAAAACGGCGTGATTTTTCCATCAACAGTTTTTATTATGATCCCTCCACCGGCCAGTTGCTTGACTTCAATCATGCAATGGAGGATTTCAGGAAAAAGAAAATAAGTTCCATCATCGATCTTGATGAGTCCTTCCAGGAAGATCCCGTGCGGATGGTAAGGGCGGTCAAATACTCGGTTTCCACAGGGTTTTCCCTTCGCTGGAATGTGAAGATGGCAATCCGCAAATACTCCAATGAGCTGAGCAGGGTTTCCACCAGCAGGCTTACCGAAGAAGTGAACAAGATTCTGGCAAGCGGTCATAGCTGCAAGATCATCAACGAATTGAAAAAATACAAGTTGCTGGTGTTCATGCTTCCGGCATTCTCCATCTACAGCACCTTTCCCCAGGTACAGAAGAGCTTGAAGGACTTGGATGAACGGGTGCAATCGGCAAAGCAGGGCAAGGGTCCCGAGGTGGTGCTTGCTGACATGATCAAGGCATTGGTGGATCCCTTGGTGGTCTTTGCGGACGACCAGCTTACCATCGACCAGCGGTTCAAGGAGACCTTCAGGCAGATCAAGGTTCTGATCAGCCCCATGACTCCCTCCAACTATGACGTGGAGCTTGCTAGTGAGAGGCTGCTCACCGAACGTGGATTCAAGACCCCACGCAACTGTGTGCGCAACCAGCGTCCTACCAATCGGATACCCAATCGCAAAGGCGGTCAGATGATGCGCAAGGGGAGGCCGGAAACGGCCAATGCCGAGGTTTCCTCAGTTACGAAGAAACGGAGAAACCGACGCAGAGGGCCGAAGAAGACCCCAGGCACAGGTAATCAGATCCCTATTGCGGAATCTGCAAATCCAAAGAGCAGTGCCGAGGCACATGACCTTTAG
- the hisS gene encoding histidine--tRNA ligase: protein MSDETKARSIIEPKVLKGFRDFLPAMEIPKKAITNKLSEHFSSYGFVPIDTPVLEYTEVLLGKGGGETDKQIFHFKDNGEREVALRFDLTVPFARFLAQHQSELALPFKRYHIDKVWRGENPQKGRFREFTQCDFDIVGVDNAEADFEILSMMDSSFKVMGVQDYQFCLAHRGLFNAFLAHLGVLQQSVEILRCVDKLRKIGEEAVLSTLSQLIGSEEKAHSILAYITKSDPAEPFLSTLSRLSTLAGGEQEHTQRMKTIYAYLQNAGIAEHFTLDPSITRGLDYYTGIVYETFLTSLPSFGSVCSGGRYNDLASLYTKEKLPGVGSSIGLDRLLAALEELKSPILGTARSSDVVILNTDEKLFPEFDRIARALRSVGLNVEVYLAQKKLAAQYKWAETNGIPFAILCSAEDIAGHTLTLKNLKSRETITSLTTNEAALHIKKELF from the coding sequence ATGAGTGACGAAACCAAGGCCAGAAGCATAATCGAACCGAAAGTATTGAAAGGGTTCCGGGACTTCTTGCCTGCGATGGAAATTCCAAAAAAAGCCATCACCAACAAGCTTTCCGAGCATTTCTCATCCTATGGTTTTGTTCCCATCGACACCCCTGTCCTTGAGTATACCGAAGTTTTGTTGGGCAAAGGCGGTGGGGAAACCGACAAGCAGATTTTTCATTTCAAGGACAACGGGGAACGTGAGGTTGCACTGCGCTTCGACCTGACCGTTCCGTTCGCCCGTTTTCTCGCCCAGCACCAGAGCGAGCTCGCCCTCCCCTTCAAGCGCTATCACATCGATAAGGTCTGGCGCGGAGAGAACCCCCAGAAAGGACGCTTCAGGGAGTTCACCCAGTGTGACTTTGACATTGTCGGGGTCGACAACGCCGAGGCGGATTTCGAGATCCTCTCCATGATGGACAGCTCCTTCAAGGTGATGGGTGTACAGGACTACCAGTTCTGCCTCGCCCACCGTGGACTCTTCAATGCCTTCCTTGCTCATCTGGGCGTACTGCAGCAGAGCGTGGAAATCCTGCGTTGCGTTGACAAGCTGAGAAAAATCGGGGAAGAGGCCGTCCTCTCCACCCTGTCCCAACTTATCGGCAGTGAAGAGAAGGCGCACTCGATCCTTGCTTACATCACGAAAAGTGATCCGGCGGAACCCTTCCTCTCCACCCTCTCCAGGCTCAGTACGCTCGCCGGAGGGGAGCAAGAGCATACGCAACGGATGAAAACCATCTACGCGTATCTCCAGAATGCCGGCATTGCAGAACACTTCACCCTCGACCCCTCGATCACCCGAGGACTGGACTACTACACAGGCATCGTGTATGAAACCTTCCTCACCTCCCTGCCCTCCTTCGGCTCGGTCTGCAGCGGTGGCCGATACAATGACTTGGCCTCCCTGTACACCAAGGAGAAATTACCCGGTGTGGGATCGTCCATCGGGCTGGATCGCTTGCTTGCGGCTCTTGAAGAGCTCAAGAGCCCCATCCTGGGAACGGCAAGGTCTTCGGATGTCGTCATCCTGAACACAGACGAGAAGCTTTTCCCCGAATTTGACCGTATCGCACGAGCTTTGCGCAGCGTGGGGCTGAACGTCGAGGTCTATCTCGCACAGAAGAAACTTGCCGCCCAGTACAAGTGGGCTGAGACCAATGGAATACCGTTTGCCATTCTTTGTTCGGCTGAGGATATTGCTGGTCACACCCTTACGCTGAAAAACCTCAAAAGTCGCGAAACCATTACCTCGCTGACAACCAATGAGGCAGCGTTGCACATCAAAAAGGAATTATTTTGA